In a single window of the Streptomyces sp. NBC_00285 genome:
- a CDS encoding cation:proton antiporter regulatory subunit, translated as MSAPRLRATPLPGIGVQYDLMTREDRHLSVVAHRDGARTVSVYRADDPDSCAQSLRLTGSEAGALIDALKPSHHSPSLLYTSDLGLVAERIEVAAGSRWNGRVLGDTKMRTDTGASVVAALRRAEAIPSPAPDFRLAGGDILIVVGTREGVDAAAAILGRE; from the coding sequence GTGTCTGCTCCACGCCTGAGGGCGACGCCGCTGCCGGGAATCGGGGTCCAGTACGACCTCATGACCCGGGAGGACCGCCATCTGTCCGTGGTCGCGCACCGCGACGGTGCCCGCACGGTGAGCGTGTACCGGGCCGACGACCCCGACTCCTGCGCCCAGTCCCTGCGCCTGACCGGCTCCGAGGCGGGCGCCCTGATCGACGCGCTGAAGCCCTCCCACCACAGCCCGAGCCTCCTGTACACCTCCGACCTGGGCCTGGTGGCCGAGCGCATCGAGGTGGCGGCCGGCTCCCGCTGGAACGGCCGGGTCCTGGGCGACACGAAGATGCGCACGGACACCGGCGCATCCGTCGTGGCGGCGCTGCGCCGGGCCGAGGCGATCCCGTCCCCCGCGCCCGACTTCCGGCTGGCGGGCGGTGACATCCTCATCGTCGTGGGCACCCGCGAGGGCGTGGACGCAGCAGCGGCGATCCTCGGTCGGGAGTAG
- a CDS encoding SpoIIE family protein phosphatase encodes MNARLALLGTVAPGATESEVFRLALGHVVGELGALGGTMHLRGPMSALRLVSSVGLPPALTRSWEIVDQEGPLAPARALQQGKGVWVAAGPDQAERDVHWPGTGLAALPVFSGRRSIGALTVLAGERGEPTPEHWDFLRDVVSWTEDRMTQAPPPSGPTQAELSGERLRQALKEVQVGSWDWDIRNGDLIWDEAALELYGTPQADFTGRIDNWMRIVHPDDLAPTLAAAQQAILDHSVYEAEYRVRRLDGTWGWTQARGRATYDEQGEPLRMIGVGWESDESRSALDALSRALRHMSDGFLAVDDEWRITFANLEAERFLGFSEEELFGRLLWDLPAMREVPGVRDNCLEAAAEDRPAGFDVPLAACERRLHVRLVPGPDGHTLYFQDVTEKRRLAEERQAAERAAAERMVRIAELTTDLAKATTSRDVVEAVARRVLPPFAAAGLMVQAIEGNRLLHVGAVGYPEEFVALLDSRPRSSAGDPAWDTIASGVPLFMSSAHEYAARYPALAGFPARGNKNSWAFLPMTASGHTFGVCVVAFDRPRLLNDEERALLTTISALVAQSLERARLYDAEHTRSRELQRSLLPQALPDLPACTAAARYLPAGPGADVGGDWYDIIPLSGGQVALVVGDVMGHGLPEAATMGRLRTAVHTLADLELPPDEILGHLNDIVGGMGEASYATCLYALYDPTTQVCSIARAGHPPPALVRPDGTVYFPEPDADPPLGAAKPPFETVELEVPEGSLLVLYTDGLVESAKREIDEGMADLARLLSAAHADGTTVDLERLCDTLTAGLLPTDQQAADDAAFLVARLHALPAERMASWPLPDDPRAAGQARRHVREQLAVWDLDDLAHTSELLVSELVGNVVRHARGPIRLRLLHSAELICEVYDGSQTMPRIRRATETDEGGRGLQLISALTTRWGARYTRTGKCIWTEQPLRPLEHQPDPVEALFLNTAGLEGDWEALL; translated from the coding sequence ATGAACGCGCGGCTCGCTCTTCTCGGCACGGTGGCCCCTGGCGCGACGGAGAGCGAGGTCTTCCGGCTCGCGCTCGGGCACGTGGTCGGCGAACTAGGCGCGCTCGGCGGGACCATGCACCTGCGCGGCCCGATGTCCGCCCTGCGTCTGGTGTCGTCCGTCGGTCTGCCGCCCGCCCTCACCCGGTCCTGGGAGATCGTCGATCAGGAGGGCCCGTTGGCCCCGGCCCGCGCGCTCCAGCAGGGCAAGGGCGTGTGGGTTGCGGCCGGCCCGGACCAGGCGGAGCGGGACGTTCATTGGCCCGGCACCGGCCTGGCCGCCCTCCCGGTGTTCAGCGGCCGGCGCAGCATCGGCGCGCTGACCGTCCTGGCCGGTGAGCGGGGCGAACCCACCCCGGAGCACTGGGACTTCCTGCGGGACGTCGTCTCCTGGACCGAGGACCGCATGACGCAGGCACCGCCGCCGTCCGGTCCCACCCAGGCGGAGCTGAGCGGTGAGCGGCTGCGGCAGGCCCTGAAGGAGGTCCAGGTCGGTTCATGGGACTGGGACATCCGCAACGGCGACCTGATCTGGGACGAGGCGGCACTGGAGCTGTACGGCACCCCGCAGGCCGACTTCACCGGCAGGATCGACAACTGGATGCGGATCGTCCACCCCGACGACCTGGCGCCCACCCTCGCGGCGGCGCAGCAGGCGATCCTCGACCACTCCGTCTACGAGGCCGAGTACCGCGTACGGCGCCTGGACGGCACCTGGGGCTGGACGCAGGCCCGCGGCCGGGCGACCTACGACGAGCAGGGCGAGCCGCTCCGGATGATCGGCGTCGGCTGGGAGAGTGACGAGTCGCGCAGCGCCCTGGACGCGCTCAGCCGGGCCCTCAGACATATGAGCGACGGTTTCCTCGCAGTGGACGACGAGTGGCGGATCACCTTCGCCAACCTGGAGGCGGAACGCTTCCTCGGCTTCTCCGAGGAGGAACTGTTCGGACGGCTGCTGTGGGACCTGCCGGCCATGCGCGAGGTCCCCGGTGTGCGGGACAACTGTCTGGAGGCCGCGGCCGAGGACCGGCCCGCCGGCTTCGACGTGCCCCTCGCGGCGTGCGAACGGCGGCTGCACGTCCGTCTCGTGCCGGGGCCCGATGGGCACACCCTCTACTTCCAGGACGTCACCGAGAAGCGCCGGCTGGCGGAGGAACGGCAGGCGGCCGAACGCGCCGCGGCCGAGCGGATGGTCCGGATCGCCGAGCTGACCACGGATCTCGCGAAGGCGACGACCTCGCGGGACGTGGTCGAGGCCGTCGCCCGGCGGGTGCTGCCCCCGTTCGCGGCGGCGGGGCTCATGGTCCAGGCCATCGAGGGCAACCGGCTCCTCCATGTCGGCGCGGTCGGTTACCCCGAGGAATTCGTCGCCCTCCTCGACAGCCGCCCCCGGTCGTCAGCCGGGGACCCCGCCTGGGACACGATCGCGTCCGGCGTCCCCCTGTTCATGTCCTCGGCGCACGAGTACGCCGCCCGCTATCCCGCACTGGCCGGCTTCCCCGCGCGCGGCAACAAGAACTCCTGGGCGTTCCTGCCGATGACGGCGTCCGGGCACACCTTCGGCGTGTGCGTCGTCGCCTTCGACCGGCCGCGGCTGCTCAACGACGAGGAACGCGCCCTGCTGACCACGATCAGCGCGCTCGTCGCCCAGTCCCTGGAGCGGGCCCGGCTCTACGACGCCGAGCACACCCGGTCCCGGGAACTCCAGCGCAGCCTGCTCCCCCAGGCGCTGCCCGACCTTCCCGCGTGCACGGCGGCCGCACGCTATCTGCCGGCCGGGCCGGGTGCGGACGTGGGCGGCGACTGGTACGACATCATCCCGCTGTCCGGCGGACAGGTCGCCCTCGTCGTCGGCGACGTGATGGGCCACGGTCTGCCGGAGGCGGCCACCATGGGCCGGCTGCGCACCGCGGTGCACACCCTGGCCGACCTGGAACTGCCGCCCGACGAGATCCTGGGCCACCTCAACGACATCGTCGGCGGCATGGGCGAGGCGTCGTACGCCACCTGCCTGTACGCGCTGTACGACCCCACGACCCAGGTCTGTTCCATCGCCCGGGCCGGCCATCCGCCGCCCGCGCTCGTCCGGCCCGACGGCACCGTGTACTTCCCGGAGCCGGACGCCGACCCGCCACTGGGCGCGGCGAAGCCGCCCTTCGAGACGGTCGAGCTGGAGGTGCCCGAGGGCAGCCTGCTCGTGCTGTACACCGACGGGCTGGTGGAATCGGCGAAGCGGGAGATCGACGAGGGCATGGCGGACCTGGCCCGCCTGCTCAGCGCGGCACACGCCGACGGGACGACCGTAGACCTTGAACGCCTGTGCGACACGCTGACGGCCGGTCTGCTGCCGACGGACCAGCAGGCGGCCGACGACGCGGCGTTCCTGGTGGCCCGGCTGCACGCGCTGCCCGCCGAGCGGATGGCGTCCTGGCCGCTGCCGGACGACCCGAGGGCGGCGGGTCAGGCCCGCCGCCACGTCCGGGAACAGCTGGCGGTCTGGGACCTGGACGACCTGGCCCACACCTCGGAGCTGCTGGTCAGCGAGCTGGTCGGCAACGTGGTCCGGCACGCCCGCGGCCCGATACGCCTGCGTCTCCTCCACAGCGCCGAGCTGATCTGCGAGGTCTACGACGGCAGCCAGACCATGCCCCGCATCCGCCGCGCAACGGAGACCGACGAGGGCGGCCGGGGCCTGCAGCTCATCTCGGCCCTCACCACCCGCTGGGGCGCCCGCTACACCCGCACGGGCAAGTGCATCTGGACGGAACAACCGCTCCGGCCCCTGGAGCATCAGCCGGATCCCGTGGAGGCCCTGTTCCTGAACACCGCGGGCCTCGAAGGCGACTGGGAGGCGCTGCTCTGA
- a CDS encoding cation:proton antiporter — translation MHSAVLLIEFGSIILGLGLLGRFAARFRLSPIPLYLLAGLAFGEGGLLPLGASEEFVSIGAEIGVILLLLMLGLEYTAGDLVTNLKAHYPSGLVDGALNALPGAAAALLLGWGPVAAVVLAGVTWISSSGVIAKVLGDLGRVGNRETPVILSVLVLEDLAMAVYLPIVTALVAGAGLLAGSLTLAIALGAAGLVLFVAVRYGRLISRFVSSDDPEKLLLVVLGLTILVAGVAQQLQVSAAVGAFLVGIALSGEVAEGAHTLLSPLRDLFAAVFFVFFGLHTDPASIPPVLVPALALAVITAATKIATGYWAARRAGISPKGRWRTGGALVARGEFSIVIAGLAVSAGIEPSLGPLATAYVLILVIIGPLTARYTEPLATRLTARRNAAKSPETPSPLTEASISRDGA, via the coding sequence ATGCACTCCGCAGTCCTCCTGATCGAGTTCGGCTCGATCATCCTCGGCCTTGGCCTTCTGGGCCGTTTCGCCGCCCGCTTCCGTCTCTCCCCCATCCCTCTCTACCTCCTGGCCGGCCTGGCCTTCGGCGAGGGCGGGCTGCTACCGCTGGGCGCGAGTGAGGAGTTCGTCTCGATAGGCGCCGAAATAGGCGTCATTCTCCTCCTGTTGATGCTCGGTCTGGAGTACACGGCCGGCGACCTGGTCACCAACCTCAAGGCCCACTACCCCTCCGGCCTGGTCGACGGCGCCCTCAACGCCCTCCCCGGCGCAGCGGCCGCCCTCCTCCTCGGCTGGGGCCCGGTGGCGGCCGTGGTCCTGGCGGGCGTCACCTGGATCTCCTCCTCGGGCGTCATCGCGAAGGTCCTGGGCGACCTGGGCCGGGTCGGCAACCGGGAGACCCCGGTCATCCTGAGCGTCCTGGTCCTGGAGGACCTGGCGATGGCGGTGTACCTGCCCATCGTCACGGCGCTCGTCGCCGGCGCGGGCCTCCTGGCCGGAAGCCTGACCCTGGCGATCGCGCTCGGAGCGGCGGGCCTGGTCCTCTTCGTCGCGGTCCGCTACGGCCGCCTGATCTCCCGCTTCGTCTCCAGCGACGACCCGGAGAAGCTCCTCCTGGTGGTCCTGGGCCTGACGATCCTGGTGGCAGGCGTGGCCCAACAGCTCCAGGTATCGGCGGCGGTGGGCGCGTTCCTCGTCGGCATAGCCCTCTCGGGCGAGGTGGCGGAGGGCGCCCACACCCTCCTGAGCCCTCTGAGGGACCTCTTCGCGGCGGTCTTCTTCGTCTTCTTCGGCCTGCACACGGACCCGGCGAGCATCCCCCCGGTCCTGGTCCCCGCCCTCGCCCTCGCCGTGATCACGGCGGCCACAAAGATCGCCACCGGCTACTGGGCGGCCCGACGAGCCGGAATCTCCCCCAAGGGCCGCTGGCGCACGGGCGGCGCCCTGGTGGCCCGCGGCGAGTTCTCCATCGTCATTGCGGGCCTGGCCGTCTCGGCCGGCATAGAACCCTCCCTGGGCCCCCTGGCCACGGCCTACGTCCTCATCCTGGTCATCATCGGCCCCCTGACGGCCCGCTACACAGAACCCCTGGCCACAAGACTGACCGCCCGCCGCAACGCCGCGAAGTCACCGGAGACCCCCTCACCCTTGACGGAGGCGTCGATCAGCCGCGACGGCGCCTGA
- a CDS encoding sensor histidine kinase yields MRTRLLPLLIVLMAAVLMALGVPLAVGVASAQQQKVVVDRIDDTAHFAALAQFVTDASDERLETLESELASYYKVYGIRVGVFYDGDVPMATAPRGWFLPREGEVRDAFGEALLSRRSQDPKQVWPWQRGRLVVASPVIRDGDVVAVVVTDSPTGSMRSRILRDWLVIFAGELAAMLLAVGAALRLTGWVLRPVRVLDATTHSIASGALKSRVAVAGGPPELRRLARSFNEMADNVEDVLEQQRAFVADASHQLRNPLAALMLRIELLAFELPPGNAEIASVQAEGKRLAQVLDDLLDLALAEHAEADLRITDIGELTAERVAAWAPTAEAKGVRLMGSCPPTTAWADPVTLSSALDAVIDNAVKFTPKDETVQVTVAADGDTSTIVVTDLGPGLTDEELARVGDRFWRSGRHQNVKGSGLGLSISRTLLAAGGGTISYGRHEPHGLVVTVSVPRSRPTA; encoded by the coding sequence GCCGCGCTCGCACAGTTCGTCACCGACGCCTCGGACGAGCGCCTGGAGACCCTGGAGAGCGAACTCGCCAGCTACTACAAGGTCTACGGCATTCGCGTCGGCGTCTTCTACGACGGTGATGTGCCCATGGCCACCGCGCCGCGCGGGTGGTTCCTCCCCCGGGAGGGCGAGGTGCGCGACGCGTTCGGCGAGGCGCTGCTCAGCCGCCGCAGCCAGGACCCGAAGCAGGTGTGGCCCTGGCAGCGGGGCCGGCTGGTCGTCGCCTCGCCGGTGATCCGGGACGGTGACGTCGTCGCGGTCGTCGTCACCGACTCGCCCACCGGGTCGATGCGTTCGCGGATCCTGCGCGACTGGCTTGTCATCTTCGCCGGTGAACTCGCCGCCATGCTGCTGGCCGTCGGCGCAGCGCTGCGGCTCACCGGCTGGGTGCTCAGGCCCGTACGGGTGCTCGACGCCACCACCCACTCCATCGCGAGCGGGGCCCTGAAGTCCCGCGTCGCGGTCGCCGGCGGACCACCCGAACTCCGGCGCCTGGCACGGTCGTTCAACGAGATGGCGGACAACGTCGAGGACGTGCTGGAACAGCAGCGGGCCTTCGTCGCCGACGCGTCGCACCAGTTGCGGAACCCGCTCGCCGCCCTGATGCTGCGCATCGAACTGCTCGCCTTCGAACTCCCCCCGGGCAACGCGGAGATCGCCTCCGTCCAGGCCGAGGGAAAGCGCCTCGCGCAGGTCCTCGACGACCTTCTCGACCTTGCGCTCGCCGAGCACGCCGAGGCGGACCTGAGGATCACCGACATCGGGGAGCTCACCGCCGAGCGCGTCGCCGCCTGGGCTCCCACCGCCGAGGCCAAGGGTGTGCGGCTGATGGGGAGTTGCCCGCCCACCACCGCCTGGGCCGACCCCGTCACCCTCTCCAGCGCGCTCGACGCGGTCATCGACAACGCGGTCAAGTTCACGCCGAAGGACGAGACCGTCCAGGTCACGGTCGCCGCGGACGGGGACACCTCGACCATCGTGGTCACCGACCTCGGACCCGGGCTCACCGACGAGGAACTCGCCCGGGTCGGCGACCGGTTCTGGCGCAGCGGGCGGCACCAGAACGTCAAGGGGTCCGGTCTGGGGCTGTCCATCTCGCGGACACTGCTGGCGGCCGGCGGCGGGACGATCTCGTACGGGCGTCATGAACCGCACGGCCTGGTGGTGACGGTGTCCGTGCCGCGTAGTCGGCCTACGGCTTGA
- a CDS encoding TAXI family TRAP transporter solute-binding subunit, which yields MSKPFPRLSRRQALQTAAATLVALGLLLWWLLPLGEDPPSGTITFSTGTRAGVYQKYGVLLRDELHRDMPDLKVKLETTAGSQENVRLVATGKSDFAIAAADAVETYQQNGDPGADRLRGVARLYDDYVQLVVPSDSDIHTLADLRGKRVSIGVPNSGVRLIADRVLTAAGIDPDKDIQPRAEGIDTGPNLLGHGLDAFFWSGGLPTDGLKQLAERSAFRFVPIEPSLVAKLHAEGEPTRYYRATNMPASAYPSVQNNRTVPTMAVSNLLITRKDMDPELTEWLTRTVIKSRDGIGRDVHSAQLVDVRTAIYTDPVPLQEGARRYYRSVKP from the coding sequence ATGTCCAAGCCGTTCCCCCGCCTCAGCCGCCGCCAGGCGCTCCAGACCGCGGCCGCCACCCTCGTGGCCCTCGGCCTGCTCCTGTGGTGGCTGCTCCCTCTCGGCGAGGACCCCCCGAGCGGAACCATCACCTTCAGCACCGGCACCCGCGCAGGCGTCTACCAGAAGTACGGCGTGCTCCTGCGCGACGAGCTCCACAGGGACATGCCCGACCTGAAGGTGAAGCTGGAGACCACCGCCGGCTCCCAGGAGAACGTCAGGCTGGTGGCGACCGGCAAGTCCGACTTCGCGATCGCCGCGGCCGACGCCGTCGAGACCTACCAACAGAACGGCGACCCCGGCGCCGACCGGCTCCGCGGAGTCGCCCGCCTCTACGACGACTACGTCCAGCTGGTCGTCCCGTCCGACTCGGACATCCACACGCTGGCCGACCTCAGGGGCAAGCGGGTCTCCATCGGCGTCCCCAACTCCGGTGTCCGGCTGATCGCGGACCGCGTGCTCACCGCCGCAGGCATCGACCCGGACAAGGACATCCAGCCGAGGGCGGAGGGCATCGACACCGGCCCCAATCTCCTGGGTCACGGCCTGGACGCGTTCTTCTGGTCCGGCGGTCTGCCCACCGACGGTCTGAAGCAGTTGGCCGAACGTTCCGCCTTCCGTTTCGTCCCGATCGAGCCCTCTCTCGTGGCGAAGCTGCACGCCGAGGGCGAGCCCACCCGCTACTACCGCGCCACCAACATGCCGGCGTCGGCGTACCCGTCCGTCCAGAACAACAGAACCGTCCCGACGATGGCCGTCTCCAACCTGCTGATCACCCGCAAGGACATGGACCCCGAGCTCACCGAGTGGCTCACCAGGACCGTCATCAAGAGCAGGGACGGCATCGGCCGCGACGTCCACTCCGCCCAACTGGTCGACGTACGCACCGCGATCTACACCGACCCGGTACCCCTCCAGGAGGGCGCCCGCCGCTACTACCGATCGGTCAAGCCGTAG
- a CDS encoding HAMP domain-containing sensor histidine kinase, which translates to MGDVTDIRERRGPATVVSRTPYERSEGRAVSLFWRIFLLNAVGLVVAAALLLGPITVSTPVRQGEAVVVLGGLALLLAANAAVLRVGLVPLQRLGRAMAAADLLRPGVRAPVSGPAETAELITTYNTMLDRLEAERATGAAHALSAQERERHRIARELHDEVGQTLTAVLLQLKRVADRAPAVLREEVGQAQEATRAGLDEIRRIARRLRPGVLEELGLPSALRSLAGEFTTHGLTVRHHVGGDLPRLTEESELVVYRVAQEGLTNTARHSGAERAEVRLQPVAGGVELLVRDNGTGLGGAPEGAGMQGMRERALLVGAVFSVEPGPGRGTDIRLRIPVAEGVR; encoded by the coding sequence ATGGGTGACGTGACGGATATACGCGAGCGGCGGGGCCCGGCGACTGTGGTGTCCCGGACGCCGTACGAGAGGAGCGAGGGCAGGGCCGTGTCGCTGTTCTGGCGGATCTTCCTTCTCAACGCCGTGGGCCTCGTCGTCGCCGCTGCGCTGCTGCTGGGCCCGATCACCGTGTCGACGCCGGTCCGGCAGGGGGAGGCCGTGGTCGTCCTCGGGGGGCTGGCGCTGCTGCTGGCCGCCAACGCCGCCGTACTGCGCGTGGGGCTCGTCCCGCTCCAGCGGCTGGGGCGGGCCATGGCCGCCGCCGACCTGCTGCGCCCCGGGGTGCGCGCGCCCGTTTCCGGTCCCGCCGAGACGGCCGAGCTGATCACCACGTACAACACGATGCTCGACCGGTTGGAGGCCGAGCGGGCGACCGGCGCGGCCCACGCGCTGTCCGCGCAGGAGCGGGAGCGGCACCGCATCGCGCGCGAGCTGCACGACGAGGTCGGGCAGACCCTGACCGCCGTGCTGCTCCAGCTGAAGCGGGTCGCCGACCGGGCGCCGGCGGTGCTGCGCGAGGAGGTGGGGCAGGCGCAGGAGGCCACCCGGGCGGGGCTCGACGAGATCCGCCGGATCGCGCGCCGGCTGCGGCCCGGTGTGCTGGAGGAGCTCGGGCTGCCGAGCGCCCTGCGGTCTCTGGCGGGCGAGTTCACCACGCACGGACTGACCGTGCGCCATCACGTCGGCGGCGATCTGCCCCGGCTGACCGAGGAGTCGGAACTGGTCGTCTACCGGGTGGCCCAGGAGGGGCTCACGAACACCGCGCGGCACTCTGGCGCCGAGCGCGCCGAAGTCCGGCTCCAGCCGGTCGCGGGGGGAGTCGAACTCCTTGTGCGGGACAACGGCACCGGGCTGGGCGGGGCGCCCGAGGGGGCCGGGATGCAGGGCATGCGGGAGCGGGCGTTGCTGGTCGGGGCCGTGTTCTCGGTGGAGCCCGGGCCAGGGCGGGGCACGGACATCCGGTTGCGGATACCGGTCGCCGAAGGGGTGCGCTGA
- the rutA gene encoding pyrimidine utilization protein A produces the protein MDIGVFIPIGNNGWLISKSSPQYLPTFELNKAVVQKAEEHGFDFALSMIKLKGFGGETEFWDHCLESFTLMAGLAAVTERIRLYASTPILALPPAIVARMAVTVDSIAPGRFGVNIVTGWAPGEYTQMGVWPGDEHFGNRYARAVEYVTVMKELWSEGVSNFKGEFYEMDDCVLSPRPAGGHIDIVAAGQSGTGMRFAAGHADYNFILGSGVNTPLAFADSAATLVDAARESGRDVGALSLFMVIADETDEAARAKWQDYHDNADRAALAYMAGESATDTTADDSSTARTIVLPEGAVNFNMGTLVGSYESVAGMLDEIAGVEGTKGIMLVFDDFLDGIEQFGTRIQPLMTSREGRA, from the coding sequence GTGGACATCGGTGTCTTCATCCCCATCGGCAACAACGGCTGGCTCATCTCGAAGAGTTCACCGCAGTACCTGCCGACCTTCGAACTGAACAAGGCCGTCGTGCAGAAGGCCGAGGAGCACGGTTTCGACTTCGCCCTGTCCATGATCAAACTCAAGGGTTTCGGCGGCGAGACGGAGTTCTGGGACCACTGTCTGGAGTCGTTCACGCTGATGGCCGGTCTGGCCGCGGTGACCGAGCGGATCAGGCTGTACGCGTCCACGCCGATCCTCGCCCTGCCGCCGGCGATCGTCGCCCGCATGGCGGTCACCGTCGACTCCATCGCTCCCGGCCGCTTCGGCGTCAACATCGTCACCGGCTGGGCGCCCGGCGAGTACACGCAGATGGGCGTCTGGCCCGGCGACGAGCACTTCGGCAACCGCTACGCGCGGGCCGTCGAGTACGTGACGGTGATGAAGGAGCTGTGGAGCGAGGGCGTCAGCAACTTCAAGGGCGAGTTCTACGAGATGGACGACTGCGTGCTCTCACCGCGCCCGGCGGGCGGGCACATCGACATCGTCGCCGCCGGGCAGAGCGGCACCGGCATGCGGTTCGCCGCAGGGCACGCGGACTACAACTTCATCCTGGGCAGCGGCGTCAACACCCCGCTCGCCTTCGCGGACAGCGCGGCCACGCTGGTGGACGCCGCGCGGGAGAGCGGCCGTGACGTCGGGGCGCTGTCGCTCTTCATGGTCATCGCCGACGAGACCGACGAGGCCGCCCGCGCGAAGTGGCAGGACTACCACGACAACGCCGACCGCGCGGCGCTGGCCTACATGGCGGGGGAGTCGGCCACGGACACCACCGCCGACGACTCCTCCACGGCCCGCACCATCGTGCTGCCGGAAGGCGCCGTGAACTTCAACATGGGCACGCTCGTCGGGTCGTACGAGAGTGTCGCGGGGATGCTCGACGAGATCGCCGGGGTCGAGGGGACCAAGGGGATCATGCTGGTGTTCGACGACTTCCTCGACGGCATCGAGCAGTTCGGGACGCGGATCCAGCCGTTGATGACATCGCGGGAGGGGCGGGCGTGA
- a CDS encoding response regulator transcription factor produces MSGPTRVLLADDHTLVRRGVRLILEGEPDLTVVAEAGDGAEAVELARAREVDLAVLDIAMPRMTGLQAARELSRRLPDLRILILTMYDNEQYFFEALKAGASGYVLKSVADRDLVEACRAAVRDEPFVYPGAERALVRSYLDRLHRGEDLPARAVTEREEEILKLVAEGHTTKEIGELLFISAKTVERHRANLLQKLGMRDRLELTRYAIRAGLIDP; encoded by the coding sequence ATGTCCGGGCCGACGCGCGTACTGCTCGCCGACGACCACACGCTCGTACGGCGGGGAGTCCGGCTGATCCTGGAGGGGGAGCCGGATCTCACGGTCGTGGCCGAGGCCGGGGACGGCGCCGAGGCGGTCGAGCTGGCGCGCGCGCGTGAGGTCGATCTGGCCGTGCTGGACATCGCGATGCCCCGGATGACGGGACTCCAGGCGGCCCGTGAACTGTCCCGGCGGCTGCCCGACCTGCGGATCCTGATCCTGACGATGTACGACAACGAGCAGTACTTCTTCGAGGCCCTCAAGGCCGGGGCCAGCGGATACGTCCTCAAGTCCGTCGCCGACCGCGATCTCGTCGAGGCCTGCCGGGCAGCCGTGCGCGACGAGCCGTTCGTCTATCCCGGCGCCGAGCGGGCCCTGGTCCGCTCCTACCTCGACCGGCTGCACCGCGGCGAGGACCTGCCCGCGCGGGCCGTCACCGAGCGCGAGGAGGAGATCCTCAAGCTCGTCGCGGAGGGGCATACCACCAAGGAGATCGGCGAGTTGCTGTTCATCAGCGCGAAGACGGTCGAGCGGCATCGGGCGAACCTGCTGCAGAAGCTGGGCATGCGGGACCGACTGGAACTGACCCGTTACGCGATACGGGCCGGACTCATCGACCCCTGA